A single genomic interval of Methyloceanibacter caenitepidi harbors:
- the hflX gene encoding GTPase HflX: MRAVVFAPILDARAGRSRRESSLSPSAGAADRTPQARLEEAVGLAAAIDLDIRASGIVPVPQPKPATLFGSGKVEELAGLVRMEDADLVIVDHPLTPVQQRNLETAWQAKVLDRTGLILEIFGERARTREGRLQVELAHLVYQKSRLVRSWTHLERQRGGFGFLGGPGETQIETDRRLLSERITKIQNELEHVRQTRTLHRKSRQRVPYPAVALVGYTNAGKSTLFNTLTGAEVLAQDILFATLDPTIRALQLPNGSKSVLSDTVGFISDLPTTLVAAFRATLEEVQEADLILHVRDISDGASASQRADVNAVLADLGINADEEPDRVLEVWNKADLLDPDALEHARNEAARHGAILVSAVSGEGLEALLAEIETRLNRRRQTLQIEVQPQEGALSNWIYENCEVISRADLGEGVVSLRIRVAPEKRDKLARVAGASRLQAAVE; the protein is encoded by the coding sequence GTGCGCGCGGTTGTTTTTGCCCCGATCCTCGATGCAAGGGCGGGCCGGTCTCGGCGGGAGAGTTCGCTAAGCCCGTCCGCGGGCGCGGCCGACCGGACCCCGCAAGCCCGGCTCGAGGAAGCCGTCGGCCTCGCGGCCGCCATCGATCTCGACATTCGCGCCAGCGGCATCGTTCCCGTACCGCAGCCAAAGCCCGCAACACTGTTCGGTTCCGGCAAGGTCGAGGAACTGGCAGGGCTCGTCCGGATGGAAGACGCCGACCTTGTGATCGTCGACCATCCGCTGACGCCGGTGCAGCAACGCAATCTCGAAACGGCCTGGCAGGCGAAGGTACTCGACCGGACGGGACTGATTCTCGAGATCTTCGGTGAGCGAGCCAGGACGCGGGAAGGGCGCTTGCAGGTCGAGCTTGCGCATCTCGTCTATCAGAAGAGCCGGCTCGTTCGCTCCTGGACCCACCTGGAACGGCAACGGGGCGGCTTCGGCTTTCTCGGCGGTCCCGGCGAAACCCAGATCGAGACCGACCGGCGCCTGCTTTCCGAGCGCATCACGAAGATTCAGAACGAACTCGAGCATGTGCGCCAAACGCGGACGCTGCACCGGAAGTCGCGCCAGCGGGTGCCGTATCCGGCCGTGGCGCTGGTGGGCTACACGAATGCCGGCAAATCCACGCTGTTCAACACGCTGACGGGCGCGGAGGTCCTGGCGCAGGACATCCTATTCGCCACGCTCGATCCCACCATTCGCGCGCTTCAGCTACCGAACGGATCGAAATCCGTGCTGTCCGACACGGTGGGCTTCATCTCCGACTTGCCGACCACGCTTGTTGCCGCGTTCCGCGCCACGCTCGAGGAGGTTCAGGAAGCGGACCTGATCCTCCATGTCCGTGACATTTCCGACGGCGCCAGCGCGAGCCAACGCGCCGACGTGAACGCGGTTCTCGCCGATCTCGGGATCAATGCAGACGAGGAGCCTGACCGGGTCCTTGAAGTCTGGAACAAGGCCGACCTGCTCGACCCAGACGCACTGGAGCATGCCCGGAACGAGGCGGCACGGCATGGCGCCATCCTGGTCTCCGCCGTGAGCGGGGAGGGCCTAGAGGCCTTGCTCGCCGAAATCGAGACCCGCCTGAACCGGCGCCGGCAGACTCTCCAGATCGAAGTGCAGCCGCAAGAAGGCGCGTTGTCGAACTGGATCTACGAAAACTGCGAGGTGATCAGCCGCGCCGATCTCGGCGAGGGCGTCGTGTCGTTACGCATTCGGGTGGCGCCTGAGAAGCGCGACAAGCTCGCGCGCGTCGCCGGCGCATCGCGCCTGCAGGCCGCGGTCGAGTAG
- the mazG gene encoding nucleoside triphosphate pyrophosphohydrolase has translation MTGSRIKPDDKTYALADLLAVMARLRDPETGCPWDVKQSFATIAPYTIEEAYEVADAIERGDMSGLKDELGDLLLQVVYHAQMASEEGAFAFDDVADAITRKMIRRHPHVFEDPTRRDEFLGSGLWEQIKAEEKAARGEATDPTSILNDVPVGMPGLTRAAKLQKRAADVGFDWSDVGLIIEKVEEELAELKEAIAHNEPQERIADEFGDIAFVLANVARHLHVDPESALRGTCNKFIRRFQHIETALAADGRTPKDADLDEMEALWNVAKQAEKAAKRD, from the coding sequence ATGACCGGATCGCGCATCAAGCCGGACGACAAGACCTATGCGCTGGCCGACCTGCTGGCCGTCATGGCGCGGCTGCGGGACCCGGAGACCGGCTGTCCTTGGGACGTGAAGCAGAGCTTTGCGACCATTGCCCCCTACACGATCGAGGAAGCGTATGAGGTGGCCGACGCCATCGAGCGCGGCGACATGAGCGGGCTGAAGGACGAGCTTGGGGATCTGCTGCTGCAGGTCGTCTATCACGCTCAGATGGCGAGCGAGGAAGGTGCGTTCGCGTTCGATGACGTTGCCGATGCGATCACCCGGAAGATGATCCGTCGCCATCCGCACGTCTTCGAGGACCCTACCCGCCGCGATGAGTTCCTCGGCTCAGGCCTATGGGAGCAGATCAAGGCCGAAGAAAAGGCCGCGCGCGGTGAAGCAACCGATCCGACCAGTATCCTCAATGATGTGCCCGTGGGCATGCCGGGGCTGACGCGCGCCGCCAAACTGCAGAAACGCGCGGCCGATGTCGGCTTCGATTGGTCCGATGTCGGACTGATTATCGAAAAGGTCGAAGAAGAGCTCGCCGAGCTGAAGGAGGCCATCGCCCACAATGAGCCTCAGGAGCGTATTGCCGACGAGTTCGGTGACATCGCCTTCGTCTTGGCGAATGTGGCGAGGCACCTGCACGTCGATCCGGAGTCGGCGCTGCGAGGCACTTGCAACAAGTTCATCCGCCGGTTTCAACACATCGAGACCGCGCTGGCCGCCGATGGCCGGACGCCGAAGGATGCCGACCTCGACGAGATGGAGGCGCTTTGGAACGTGGCCAAGCAGGCCGAGAAGGCCGCCAAACGAGACTAA
- a CDS encoding leucyl aminopeptidase, translating into MTKPTTLSFASPSGAAADGIAVVFAEEGGKLTPAAQDLDKKTKGLLRQAAKIAGFKGKQGTSVDLLAPQGVKFARIVLVGLGKLKDYANDDWLNFGGAVRGKLTGQEGDTAHIYLETAKDGITPEDIASFALGAQLRNYTFDKYKSKKAANNDDDKTLKRLVIHCADPRAAGRAYTPERAILDGVNFARDLVNEPANVLNPAEFAARAKTLTKAGVQVTVLSEAQMKRLGMGALLAVGQGSENTSHVAVMQWKGGGQKGGEPIAIVGKGVTFDTGGISLKPAAGMEDMKGDMGGAACVAGLMLALAERKAKVNAVGVIGLVENMPSGTATRPGDVVESMSGTTIEVLNTDAEGRMVLADCLWYVQEKFKPKAVINLATLTGAVMVALGKLHAGLFSNNDELSEQLTAAGKETGETLWRLPLGPKYDKLIESKVADIKNTGGRWGGSISAAQFLQRFIKPDTPWAHLDIAGTAMASEPTEINRSWGSGFGVRLLDRFIRDQYERR; encoded by the coding sequence TTGACCAAACCGACGACGTTGTCCTTTGCCAGCCCATCCGGCGCCGCCGCCGACGGTATCGCTGTTGTCTTCGCGGAGGAGGGCGGCAAGCTCACGCCCGCCGCGCAGGATCTCGACAAGAAGACCAAGGGTCTGCTGCGACAGGCCGCGAAGATCGCCGGCTTCAAGGGCAAGCAGGGAACCAGCGTCGATTTGCTTGCACCGCAAGGCGTCAAGTTCGCGCGTATCGTTCTCGTGGGTCTTGGGAAGCTCAAGGACTACGCGAACGACGATTGGCTCAATTTCGGCGGCGCGGTGCGCGGCAAGCTGACAGGCCAGGAAGGGGATACGGCGCATATCTACCTCGAGACGGCGAAAGACGGCATCACGCCGGAGGATATCGCGAGCTTTGCGCTTGGCGCACAACTCCGGAACTACACATTCGATAAATACAAATCGAAGAAGGCGGCTAACAACGATGACGACAAGACCCTCAAGCGGCTTGTTATCCATTGTGCCGACCCGCGTGCCGCTGGCCGGGCCTACACGCCCGAGCGTGCCATCCTCGATGGCGTCAATTTCGCGCGCGATCTCGTCAACGAGCCGGCCAATGTGCTGAACCCGGCCGAGTTCGCGGCCCGTGCCAAGACGCTGACCAAAGCCGGCGTGCAAGTCACCGTGCTGAGCGAAGCTCAGATGAAGCGCCTCGGGATGGGCGCGCTTCTGGCCGTTGGGCAGGGCAGTGAGAACACCAGCCATGTCGCGGTGATGCAGTGGAAAGGCGGCGGCCAGAAGGGCGGCGAGCCGATCGCGATCGTCGGAAAGGGCGTGACCTTCGATACTGGCGGCATCTCTCTGAAGCCTGCCGCCGGCATGGAGGACATGAAAGGCGACATGGGCGGCGCCGCCTGCGTTGCGGGGCTTATGCTCGCGCTTGCGGAGCGCAAGGCCAAGGTCAACGCGGTCGGTGTGATCGGTTTGGTGGAGAACATGCCCAGCGGAACGGCGACGCGCCCCGGCGACGTCGTCGAGTCCATGTCGGGCACCACGATCGAAGTGCTCAACACCGATGCGGAAGGGCGCATGGTTCTGGCCGACTGCCTTTGGTACGTCCAGGAGAAGTTCAAGCCGAAGGCGGTCATCAACCTCGCGACGCTCACCGGCGCGGTGATGGTCGCGCTCGGCAAGCTGCACGCCGGGCTCTTCTCGAACAACGACGAACTGTCCGAGCAACTGACCGCCGCGGGCAAGGAGACCGGCGAGACGCTGTGGCGGCTGCCGCTCGGTCCGAAATACGACAAGCTCATTGAGTCCAAGGTTGCCGACATCAAGAACACGGGCGGCCGTTGGGGCGGTTCGATCTCGGCTGCACAGTTCCTGCAGCGCTTCATCAAGCCGGATACGCCTTGGGCGCATCTGGACATCGCCGGCACCGCGATGGCGTCGGAGCCGACCGAGATCAATCGAAGCTGGGGATCGGGTTTCGGCGTGCGCTTGCTCGACCGCTTCATCCGGGATCAGTACGAGCGCCGATAG
- the lptF gene encoding LPS export ABC transporter permease LptF — protein sequence MTLFSRYMFRQVTSAFLLILLTLTAIIWLATALKQLDLITSQGQGLIMFFQMTALSLPSLITLIAPNAVLMAALYTLDRMNGDSEIIVMTAAGATVWRICRPLIALALIVSTLILLVNVFVNPACMRSLRDLITQVRADLISQVLQPGRFSSPERGLTFHIRDRSQDGELQGLLFHDERDSKQVMSYLADRGRILSNDEGSFLIMFDGYVHRYNAKDKDKSVQIIAFDQNMVDLSKFTEGGDKRNKLEPKQMPIMSLIDPPEEDGLSDKDYGLLRYELHERLATPLYPVAFIFLAIALMGQARTTRESRWGQILTVFGLAVAIRVAGITVGNLVTLNAWAVILVYAIPIGAILIAAWTAHVRMSPELRSKLNFELKFQPKNIKLWTARGVQTG from the coding sequence ATGACGCTCTTTAGCCGATACATGTTTCGGCAGGTGACGAGTGCGTTTCTGCTCATCCTGCTGACGCTGACGGCCATTATCTGGCTGGCTACGGCGTTGAAACAGCTCGACCTTATCACCTCGCAAGGTCAGGGCCTGATTATGTTTTTTCAGATGACGGCGCTCAGTCTCCCGAGCCTCATTACCCTGATCGCGCCCAATGCCGTGCTCATGGCGGCGCTTTACACCCTCGATCGGATGAACGGCGACAGCGAGATCATCGTGATGACCGCCGCCGGCGCGACGGTCTGGCGGATCTGCCGACCCCTCATTGCGCTGGCGCTGATCGTAAGCACGCTGATCCTGCTGGTGAACGTGTTCGTCAACCCGGCCTGCATGCGGTCGCTCCGCGACCTCATCACGCAGGTGCGTGCCGACCTGATCTCGCAAGTCCTTCAACCAGGACGGTTTTCCAGTCCCGAGCGGGGCCTGACCTTCCATATCCGCGACCGCTCCCAGGACGGCGAGTTGCAGGGGCTTCTCTTCCACGACGAGCGAGATTCGAAGCAGGTTATGAGCTATCTCGCAGACAGAGGGCGAATTCTCAGCAATGACGAGGGTAGCTTTTTGATAATGTTCGATGGATACGTTCATCGATACAATGCAAAGGACAAAGATAAATCCGTCCAGATAATTGCGTTCGATCAGAATATGGTCGACCTGTCCAAGTTTACCGAAGGCGGCGATAAGCGAAATAAACTTGAGCCCAAACAAATGCCAATTATGAGCCTCATAGATCCGCCTGAGGAAGACGGGCTATCAGATAAAGACTATGGGCTCTTGCGCTACGAATTACATGAACGACTGGCAACGCCGCTCTATCCTGTTGCCTTTATCTTCCTGGCCATTGCTTTGATGGGTCAGGCGCGGACGACGCGCGAGAGTAGATGGGGCCAGATTCTCACGGTTTTTGGGCTTGCAGTCGCCATCAGAGTGGCCGGCATAACGGTCGGAAATCTGGTCACGTTGAATGCGTGGGCCGTGATCCTCGTATATGCTATTCCGATCGGGGCGATTCTGATTGCGGCGTGGACGGCGCACGTTAGAATGTCGCCAGAACTGCGGTCCAAGCTGAACTTCGAGCTCAAGTTTCAGCCAAAAAACATAAAGTTGTGGACCGCACGAGGGGTACAGACGGGGTGA
- the lptG gene encoding LPS export ABC transporter permease LptG has translation MPGISARGTLARYFSARFLAAMVAMFLVCCVLIFFVDFIEILRRSGKYSNEASGFLLVWITLLRLPSFSELTLPFAVLIGTIVIFLMLSRTSELVVLRAAGVSVWQFTLPAILVAFLLGIGFVTVYNPVAASARGEAERLYAAAFGKGDSFLQSAGNSGAWLREDGEDGPSVVHALRVLNQGLELRGVSVFQYSPTHELTERIEAKRAVLKNGRWELEEAWVSAPGREPVLYENYLLSTYLTPTQVRDTLGTVYSISFWDLPNFIEIAERAGLPATQYRVQYQLLLSRPFLLVTMVLIAATCSLQSFRFGNVQINAVFGLAAGFGFFVFAEVSRNFAMSGLTSAVAAAWIPVIVAMSLALTVLLYKEDG, from the coding sequence ATGCCAGGCATCAGTGCACGTGGAACGCTCGCGCGCTATTTCTCTGCGCGCTTCCTCGCCGCTATGGTGGCGATGTTCCTAGTCTGCTGCGTACTGATCTTCTTCGTGGACTTCATCGAGATTCTACGGCGCTCGGGAAAATACTCGAACGAAGCGTCTGGTTTTCTTTTGGTGTGGATCACGCTGTTGCGTCTGCCGTCATTCTCCGAACTCACCCTACCCTTCGCAGTTCTCATCGGGACGATCGTGATCTTCCTGATGCTCAGCCGCACGTCCGAACTTGTCGTCTTGCGTGCCGCCGGCGTTTCGGTTTGGCAGTTCACCCTTCCTGCCATCCTCGTCGCCTTCCTGCTCGGGATTGGATTCGTGACCGTCTACAATCCGGTCGCGGCATCCGCGCGCGGCGAAGCCGAGCGGCTCTATGCGGCAGCGTTCGGCAAAGGCGACTCCTTCCTGCAATCGGCGGGAAACTCCGGTGCGTGGTTGCGCGAAGATGGCGAGGATGGCCCCTCCGTCGTCCATGCTTTGCGTGTCCTCAATCAGGGACTCGAACTGCGCGGCGTCTCGGTCTTTCAGTACAGCCCCACACACGAACTGACCGAGCGCATCGAAGCCAAGCGCGCCGTCCTGAAGAACGGCCGCTGGGAACTGGAGGAGGCTTGGGTCAGCGCCCCGGGCCGCGAGCCGGTTCTGTACGAAAACTATCTGCTGAGTACCTATCTGACCCCGACGCAGGTGCGTGACACGCTCGGCACCGTCTACTCGATATCGTTTTGGGATCTTCCGAACTTCATCGAGATCGCCGAGCGCGCCGGGTTGCCTGCCACACAGTACCGCGTGCAGTACCAGTTGCTCTTGTCGCGACCGTTCTTGCTCGTGACCATGGTGCTGATCGCGGCAACATGCTCGCTGCAGAGCTTCCGGTTCGGCAACGTGCAGATCAACGCCGTATTCGGATTGGCCGCCGGATTCGGGTTCTTCGTCTTCGCCGAGGTGTCGCGAAACTTCGCAATGTCGGGCCTCACATCGGCAGTGGCGGCGGCCTGGATTCCGGTCATCGTCGCAATGTCACTCGCACTCACTGTGCTCTTGTACAAAGAGGACGGATGA
- a CDS encoding LPS-assembly protein LptD, whose amino-acid sequence MTMRVNLTILRTMCRALPGLDASYGRRLALPVAVLAAALCALCVSTDRAHAQAQTSLEQIVQTPDVKSSDPMLLQADELIYENNNSRVTARGNVEVYYGDYTLLADRIVYDRSANTLAAEGNVRMKDPDGAVITANELTLTDDFRDGFVDALRFVTQDDTRITAQSASREAGNVTVFQKGMFTPCKICRENPDKAPTWRIRAGKITHKRDQAKITFNNATFDLFGVPVLWAPYFETADPTVKRKSGFLIPSYSHSNELGNTIQVPYYFALSDHYDFTFAPMWTENAGTLLLGDWRQRTANGGFNLELAGVFDNVNDYSSPAYGDDFRGSIKTKGVFALDPYYSVGWDVLLETDETFRRYYNLDSRLRTDRVSQIYLEGLRGRNYFSTRFYNTQSLLFTDEEFSEAVVYPIIDYDYIVDKPVLGGELSFNSNTMVFSSADGTDSNRFILEANWRRQMIDPIGQVFTPFGRVRGDVYSLDNPGVLELGGTEDLTIDDPYSVVSDNRDNGTIWRGNAVAGLEYRYPFVTTTGRVTHTIEPIGQIIARPDAVGDQQEIPNEDALSLVFDDTILFDIDKFSGYDRIETGTRVNAGFGYTAQLASGGYARAVVGQSYQIAGDNEFDNAFYQNSGLSTSNSDYVTGVYVQTVSGFAFTGQARFDQDNFSMVRTDLGSSLNYGPVQARVNYAKVPGTIETSDITPNLTNVVNADDSEEILLAGALAITDEWWLLGNLRYDIAGSQTITDGLGLRYQDDCFKIDVTYQRSFIRDQDIEPDERFVFTFALKHLGEYTASADAGALGTSDSGGL is encoded by the coding sequence ATGACGATGCGCGTGAACCTCACAATCCTCCGAACGATGTGCCGGGCCCTGCCCGGCCTTGACGCGTCTTATGGGCGTCGATTGGCGCTGCCGGTCGCGGTGCTTGCGGCCGCGCTTTGCGCCCTGTGCGTCTCCACCGACCGCGCGCATGCGCAGGCGCAAACGAGCCTGGAACAGATCGTCCAAACGCCCGACGTCAAGTCGTCGGACCCGATGCTGCTGCAGGCGGACGAGTTGATCTACGAGAACAACAACTCGCGTGTCACCGCGCGCGGCAATGTCGAGGTCTATTACGGGGACTACACGCTGCTTGCCGATCGTATCGTCTATGACCGCAGCGCCAACACGCTCGCCGCCGAAGGCAACGTCCGGATGAAGGATCCCGACGGCGCGGTGATTACCGCGAACGAACTGACCCTCACGGACGACTTCCGCGACGGCTTTGTCGATGCCCTCAGATTCGTGACGCAGGATGACACGCGCATCACAGCGCAGTCCGCTTCACGCGAAGCCGGAAATGTCACGGTGTTCCAGAAGGGCATGTTCACGCCCTGTAAGATTTGCCGCGAGAACCCGGACAAGGCGCCGACTTGGCGCATCCGCGCCGGCAAGATCACGCACAAGCGCGATCAGGCGAAGATCACGTTCAACAACGCGACCTTCGACCTCTTCGGTGTGCCGGTTCTCTGGGCGCCCTATTTCGAGACCGCCGACCCCACGGTCAAACGCAAGTCAGGTTTCCTGATCCCGTCCTATAGCCACTCGAACGAGCTCGGCAATACGATCCAGGTGCCCTACTACTTCGCCCTGTCCGACCACTACGATTTCACCTTTGCCCCGATGTGGACGGAGAATGCCGGCACGTTGCTGCTCGGCGACTGGCGGCAGCGCACGGCGAACGGCGGATTCAATCTCGAGCTCGCGGGCGTGTTCGACAACGTCAACGATTACAGCAGCCCCGCCTATGGCGACGACTTCCGCGGCAGCATCAAGACCAAGGGCGTGTTCGCGCTCGACCCCTACTACTCCGTGGGTTGGGACGTCTTGCTCGAAACCGACGAAACGTTCCGGCGCTACTACAATCTCGACTCGCGCCTGCGCACTGACCGTGTCTCGCAGATCTATCTCGAGGGTCTGCGCGGGCGGAACTATTTCTCGACGCGCTTCTACAACACGCAGAGCCTGCTGTTCACCGACGAAGAGTTCTCCGAGGCCGTTGTCTACCCGATCATCGACTACGACTACATCGTCGATAAGCCGGTTCTCGGCGGCGAGCTGAGCTTCAACAGCAACACGATGGTATTCTCAAGCGCTGACGGCACCGACTCGAACCGCTTCATTTTGGAGGCTAATTGGCGGCGGCAGATGATCGATCCCATCGGTCAGGTCTTCACCCCGTTCGGCCGGGTGCGCGGCGACGTCTATAGTCTCGACAATCCCGGTGTTCTCGAGTTGGGCGGCACCGAGGATCTCACGATCGACGATCCGTACAGCGTCGTATCCGACAACCGGGACAACGGCACCATCTGGCGCGGCAACGCGGTTGCCGGTCTCGAGTACCGCTATCCGTTCGTCACGACGACCGGACGGGTCACGCACACGATCGAGCCCATTGGACAGATCATTGCTCGGCCCGATGCCGTGGGAGACCAGCAGGAGATCCCGAACGAGGATGCTCTAAGTTTGGTGTTCGACGATACGATCCTGTTCGATATCGACAAGTTCTCCGGTTACGACCGGATCGAAACAGGCACCCGGGTCAATGCCGGCTTTGGTTATACGGCCCAGCTTGCCAGCGGCGGCTACGCTCGCGCCGTCGTCGGTCAAAGCTACCAGATCGCCGGCGACAATGAGTTCGACAACGCGTTCTACCAGAACAGTGGTCTGTCAACGAGCAACTCGGATTACGTTACGGGCGTCTATGTCCAGACCGTGAGCGGTTTCGCCTTCACCGGCCAAGCGCGTTTCGATCAGGATAATTTCTCTATGGTCCGGACCGATTTGGGCTCCAGCCTCAACTACGGCCCAGTTCAGGCGCGGGTGAACTACGCGAAGGTGCCTGGCACGATCGAAACGAGCGACATCACGCCGAACCTCACCAACGTCGTGAACGCGGACGACAGCGAGGAAATTCTGCTGGCCGGCGCACTGGCCATCACCGACGAGTGGTGGCTGCTCGGCAACCTGCGCTACGACATTGCGGGCAGCCAGACAATCACGGACGGTCTCGGCCTCCGGTACCAAGACGATTGCTTCAAGATCGATGTGACCTACCAGCGCTCGTTCATTCGCGACCAGGACATCGAGCCGGATGAGCGCTTCGTCTTCACGTTCGCGCTGAAGCACCTCGGCGAGTACACCGCCTCGGCAGATGCCGGCGCGCTCGGCACCAGCGACAGCGGAGGGCTCTAG
- a CDS encoding SurA N-terminal domain-containing protein gives MRLAPSNLQQVFIATAGALMLLLAAVGAHAQDVNIKLLVNDDPISDYDIAQRARFLQLTAREQPGPELDKKTTEMLITEHIQLQEGQKLGITPSEAEVNRVLDGMASQNNLDANGLASALARSGVNIQTLKNRIGAQMVWQRVVQQKFRREVSVNDAQIDEALAETGGGSSSGGLKQIRLPLSSGANQKTVAARVAEAENLRTQFRGCGSVQTLAKGVQGATIRNLKVQDATTLGSPARILVRNAKVGQMTPPTVGPAGVELYAVCGSQTAEATGDLNIRDETERKIMNEELKEKAEQYLAELREKAFIEYR, from the coding sequence ATGCGCCTTGCACCTTCAAACCTGCAGCAAGTCTTCATCGCCACCGCCGGCGCGCTCATGTTGCTGCTCGCCGCAGTCGGCGCCCACGCGCAAGACGTGAATATCAAGCTGTTGGTCAATGACGACCCCATCTCCGATTACGACATAGCGCAGCGTGCCAGGTTTCTGCAGCTGACCGCCAGGGAACAGCCCGGTCCGGAGCTCGACAAGAAGACAACGGAAATGCTGATTACGGAGCATATCCAGCTTCAGGAAGGCCAGAAGCTCGGCATTACGCCCAGCGAGGCAGAGGTGAATAGGGTTCTGGACGGCATGGCCTCGCAGAACAATCTCGATGCCAACGGCCTCGCTTCCGCCCTGGCACGCTCGGGCGTCAACATCCAAACCTTGAAGAACCGCATCGGCGCCCAGATGGTCTGGCAGCGCGTCGTCCAGCAAAAATTCCGCCGCGAAGTGAGTGTGAACGACGCTCAGATCGACGAAGCTTTGGCGGAGACCGGCGGCGGGTCGTCGTCGGGTGGCCTCAAACAGATCCGCCTTCCCCTCTCCAGCGGCGCCAACCAGAAAACCGTCGCGGCAAGAGTCGCAGAGGCCGAGAACCTACGGACTCAGTTTCGCGGGTGCGGCAGCGTCCAGACCCTAGCCAAAGGCGTACAAGGGGCAACCATCCGCAACCTCAAGGTCCAGGACGCCACAACGCTCGGATCTCCCGCGCGTATCCTGGTTCGCAACGCCAAGGTGGGACAGATGACGCCGCCCACGGTCGGCCCCGCCGGGGTCGAGCTCTATGCCGTTTGCGGCAGCCAAACCGCCGAGGCCACCGGCGACCTGAATATCCGCGACGAAACCGAGCGGAAGATCATGAACGAAGAGCTCAAGGAAAAGGCGGAGCAATATCTTGCGGAGCTCCGCGAGAAGGCTTTCATCGAGTACCGCTGA
- the pdxA gene encoding 4-hydroxythreonine-4-phosphate dehydrogenase PdxA yields the protein MSVPATKPLALTIGDPAGIGPDITLLAFEARHREELPPFVYLGDKATLEARAAQLGLSVRIETVARPLEAVGMFADALPILPVPVAVPVQPGKPEPGAQAAVTASIEAAVEMVLSGEARAVVTNPISKSYLYQAGFTFPGHTEYLAALAAADGPAPHPVMMLASKILKVVPVTTHIPLKDVPSALTRDLLMKTIAITDRDMRRRFGLARPRIAVSGLNPHAGEDGSLGREETDIIASTILAAQDAGLDVSGPYPADTLFHEAARERYDVAICMYHDQALVPFKTLAFEDGVNVTLGLPFVRTSPDHGTAFDIAGTGKANPRSLVEALRLADAMTAASAGPAA from the coding sequence ATGTCAGTCCCGGCCACCAAGCCCCTCGCCCTGACCATCGGCGATCCAGCCGGCATCGGTCCGGACATCACCCTGCTTGCCTTCGAGGCACGGCACCGCGAGGAGCTGCCCCCCTTTGTCTACCTCGGGGATAAAGCCACGCTGGAGGCGCGTGCGGCACAACTCGGCCTGTCCGTTCGGATCGAGACCGTTGCGCGCCCGCTGGAGGCGGTGGGCATGTTTGCCGACGCCTTACCGATCCTTCCAGTTCCTGTCGCGGTTCCTGTGCAGCCCGGCAAGCCGGAGCCCGGCGCCCAGGCAGCCGTGACCGCCTCCATCGAAGCGGCCGTGGAAATGGTCCTATCGGGCGAAGCACGGGCCGTCGTCACCAACCCGATCTCCAAATCGTATCTGTACCAGGCAGGCTTCACCTTCCCTGGGCATACGGAGTATTTGGCTGCGCTCGCCGCGGCGGACGGCCCGGCCCCGCACCCCGTGATGATGCTCGCCTCGAAAATTCTCAAAGTCGTCCCCGTGACGACCCACATTCCGTTGAAGGACGTGCCATCCGCGTTGACGCGCGACCTGCTGATGAAAACTATCGCCATCACAGACCGGGACATGCGCCGGCGCTTCGGGCTCGCGCGGCCGCGGATCGCCGTGAGCGGCCTCAACCCACATGCCGGTGAGGACGGGAGTCTCGGCCGCGAGGAGACCGACATCATCGCAAGCACGATCCTCGCAGCCCAGGACGCCGGTCTCGACGTCAGCGGTCCCTACCCCGCGGACACGCTATTCCACGAAGCTGCTCGAGAGCGCTACGACGTGGCGATCTGCATGTATCACGATCAGGCCTTGGTGCCGTTCAAGACGCTCGCCTTCGAGGACGGCGTCAACGTCACCCTCGGACTGCCGTTCGTACGCACCTCCCCGGACCACGGCACCGCCTTCGATATTGCCGGCACGGGCAAGGCGAACCCGAGAAGCCTCGTCGAAGCCTTGCGGCTGGCGGACGCCATGACTGCCGCGAGCGCGGGACCCGCCGCATGA